From a region of the Bradyrhizobium diazoefficiens genome:
- the pqqE gene encoding pyrroloquinoline quinone biosynthesis protein PqqE has translation MTDVLGNPMIPPETSDSLAVLEKQRSTAETFGIPLAVLLEITHRCPLQCPYCSNPVELDRSGKELTTEEWKKVLSELAEIGVLQVHFSGGEPTARKDLVELVKHAGDVGLYTNLITSAVLLTRERLSELADAGLCHVQISFQGIEEGLADRVAGYRGGHRKKLEVAKWTRELDLPLTVNAVMHRQNLHQLPEIIQMAVDLDADRLEVANVQYYGWALKNRAALMPTVAQLEECTRLVEEARERLKGTLAIDYVVPDYYALRPKKCMGGWGRQFFNISPAGKVLPCHAAESITGLEFESVRSNHSIAWIWQNSEAFNRYRGTGWMKEPCKSCEFREIDFGGCRCQAFALTGDAANTDPACALSPLHETIFKQAEREAEGETNRFLYRNFAGGTLESENGT, from the coding sequence ATGACCGACGTGCTCGGCAATCCCATGATCCCGCCCGAGACGAGCGACAGTCTCGCGGTGCTGGAGAAGCAGCGCTCGACGGCGGAGACGTTCGGCATTCCGCTCGCGGTGCTGCTCGAGATCACCCATCGCTGCCCGCTGCAATGTCCCTATTGCTCCAATCCCGTCGAGCTCGACCGCTCGGGCAAGGAGCTGACCACCGAGGAATGGAAGAAGGTGCTGAGCGAGCTCGCCGAGATCGGCGTGCTCCAAGTGCATTTCTCCGGCGGCGAGCCGACGGCGCGCAAGGACCTCGTCGAGCTGGTCAAGCATGCCGGCGATGTCGGCCTCTACACCAACCTCATCACCTCGGCCGTGCTGCTGACGCGCGAACGGCTGAGCGAACTCGCGGATGCCGGGCTCTGCCATGTGCAGATCAGTTTCCAGGGCATCGAAGAGGGCCTCGCCGATCGCGTTGCCGGCTACAGAGGCGGGCACCGCAAGAAGCTCGAAGTCGCGAAATGGACGCGCGAGCTCGATTTGCCGCTCACCGTCAACGCCGTGATGCACCGGCAGAACCTGCATCAGCTCCCCGAGATCATCCAGATGGCGGTCGATCTCGACGCCGATCGGCTCGAGGTTGCCAATGTCCAGTATTACGGCTGGGCGCTGAAGAACCGCGCCGCCTTGATGCCGACGGTGGCGCAGCTGGAGGAATGCACCCGCCTCGTCGAGGAGGCGCGCGAGCGGCTCAAGGGCACGCTTGCGATCGACTACGTCGTGCCCGACTATTACGCGTTGCGGCCGAAGAAGTGCATGGGCGGCTGGGGCCGGCAGTTCTTCAATATCTCGCCCGCCGGCAAGGTGCTGCCGTGCCATGCCGCCGAAAGCATCACCGGGCTCGAGTTCGAATCCGTGCGCTCCAACCATTCGATCGCCTGGATCTGGCAGAACTCGGAAGCCTTCAACCGCTATCGCGGCACCGGCTGGATGAAGGAGCCGTGCAAGAGTTGCGAATTCCGCGAGATCGATTTCGGCGGCTGCCGCTGCCAGGCCTTCGCGCTGACGGGCGATGCCGCCAATACCGATCCCGCCTGCGCGCTGTCGCCGCTGCACGAGACCATCTTCAAGCAGGCCGAGCGCGAGGCCGAGGGCGAGACCAACCGCTTCCTCTACCGCAACTTCGCCGGCGGCACCCTGGAATCCGAGAATGGGACCTGA
- the pqqD gene encoding pyrroloquinoline quinone biosynthesis peptide chaperone PqqD: MAGPRNISVSEASRPVLPRHAKLKYDETRQVWVILAPERVLAPDEIAVEVLQLCDGKRNVGDVSDQLAAKYAAPREAILADVIVMLQDLADKGFLTEAREKTS; encoded by the coding sequence ATGGCCGGGCCGCGGAACATCAGCGTCAGCGAGGCGAGCCGTCCCGTGCTGCCGCGGCATGCCAAGCTGAAATACGACGAGACGCGACAAGTCTGGGTGATCCTGGCCCCGGAACGCGTGCTGGCCCCGGACGAGATCGCAGTCGAGGTCTTGCAGCTCTGCGACGGCAAGCGCAATGTCGGCGACGTGTCCGATCAGCTGGCGGCGAAATACGCCGCGCCGCGCGAGGCGATCCTCGCCGACGTCATCGTCATGCTGCAGGATCTCGCCGACAAGGGGTTTCTCACCGAGGCCCGGGAGAAGACGTCATGA
- the pqqC gene encoding pyrroloquinoline-quinone synthase PqqC, with amino-acid sequence MTAASLTGMTALSIGKDIKLNSAEELEVTLRHIGATRYHSLHPFHKLLHGGKLNKGQVQAWALNRYYYQSTIPIKDAVVISRFRDRATRLEWRHRIEDHDGDAGSEGGIERWLKLTEGLGLDTAYVESTEGILPATRFAVEAYVHYCREKSPLEAIASSLTELFAPNLHEERIAGMLEHYDFVNPDIMSYFKRRLAQAPRDAGFALDYVKAHATTPEQRASVCNALIFKTNVLWVQLDALQHAYVEGHIPPGAFVPKAS; translated from the coding sequence GTGACTGCGGCATCACTGACTGGAATGACTGCGCTCTCGATCGGCAAGGACATCAAGCTCAACTCGGCCGAGGAGCTGGAGGTGACGCTGCGCCATATCGGCGCGACGCGCTATCACAGCCTGCATCCGTTCCATAAGCTGTTGCACGGCGGCAAGTTGAACAAGGGCCAGGTGCAGGCCTGGGCGCTGAACCGCTACTATTACCAGAGCACGATTCCGATTAAGGACGCGGTGGTGATCTCGCGCTTCCGCGACCGCGCCACGCGCCTGGAATGGCGTCATCGCATCGAGGACCATGACGGCGATGCCGGCTCCGAAGGCGGCATCGAGCGCTGGCTGAAGCTGACCGAAGGCCTCGGGCTCGACACGGCTTACGTGGAATCGACCGAAGGCATTTTGCCGGCGACGCGCTTCGCGGTGGAGGCTTACGTCCACTATTGTCGCGAAAAAAGCCCGCTGGAGGCGATCGCCTCTTCGCTCACCGAATTGTTCGCGCCGAACCTGCATGAAGAGCGCATCGCTGGCATGCTGGAGCATTACGACTTCGTCAATCCCGACATCATGAGCTATTTCAAGCGGCGCCTGGCGCAGGCGCCGCGCGATGCCGGTTTTGCGCTCGACTACGTCAAGGCGCATGCCACGACGCCGGAGCAGCGCGCCTCCGTCTGCAACGCGCTGATCTTCAAGACCAACGTATTGTGGGTTCAGCTGGACGCGCTCCAGCACGCCTATGTCGAGGGCCACATTCCGCCGGGCGCGTTCGTGCCCAAAGCGAGCTGA
- the pqqB gene encoding pyrroloquinoline quinone biosynthesis protein PqqB, with translation MLRVVVLGAAAGGGVPQWNCGCEGCRAARKNGHELLRTQASIAFSGDGEHWFLINASPDLRQQLNATPQLHPKAGALRHTPIAGVILTNSEVDAVAGLLSMRESSPFTIHAHDKVLAILRSNSIFNVLNEKHVRRQPIAIQELFEPRLPDGGRSGLEVLPFAVPGKSAWYLEGKAHPGGETGDGDTLGLKVTDKSTGKCFYFIAACAEVTDALKAEIDGAALVFFDGTVWRDDEMIRCGLGHKTGKSMGHVAMSGEDGAIARLADLNIDRKIFLHINNSNPALLPASPERKAAEEAGWQIPADGMEIVL, from the coding sequence ATGCTTCGCGTCGTCGTCCTGGGCGCCGCAGCCGGCGGCGGGGTGCCGCAATGGAATTGCGGCTGCGAGGGCTGCCGGGCGGCCCGGAAGAACGGCCATGAGCTTTTGAGAACGCAGGCCTCGATCGCCTTCAGCGGCGACGGCGAGCATTGGTTCCTGATCAATGCCTCCCCCGACCTGCGCCAGCAATTGAATGCCACGCCGCAACTGCACCCCAAGGCCGGAGCGCTGCGCCATACGCCGATTGCGGGTGTGATCCTGACCAACAGCGAAGTCGACGCGGTCGCAGGCCTGCTGTCGATGCGCGAGAGCTCGCCGTTCACGATCCATGCGCATGACAAGGTGCTGGCGATCCTGCGCAGCAACAGCATCTTCAACGTGCTGAACGAGAAGCACGTGCGGCGCCAGCCGATCGCTATCCAGGAGCTATTCGAGCCGCGACTACCGGATGGTGGGCGCTCCGGACTGGAGGTGCTGCCTTTCGCGGTGCCGGGGAAGTCCGCCTGGTATCTCGAAGGCAAAGCGCATCCGGGCGGCGAGACCGGCGACGGCGATACGCTGGGCTTGAAGGTCACCGACAAGTCGACCGGCAAGTGCTTCTATTTCATCGCCGCCTGCGCCGAGGTGACGGATGCGCTCAAGGCGGAGATCGACGGCGCGGCGCTGGTGTTCTTCGATGGCACGGTGTGGCGCGACGACGAGATGATCAGGTGCGGGCTCGGCCACAAGACCGGCAAGAGCATGGGACATGTCGCCATGTCCGGCGAGGATGGCGCCATCGCGCGGCTTGCCGACCTCAATATCGACAGGAAGATATTTCTGCATATCAACAACTCGAATCCGGCGCTGCTGCCCGCTTCCCCCGAGCGCAAGGCCGCAGAAGAGGCAGGCTGGCAGATACCAGCGGATGGAATGGAGATCGTGCTGTGA
- the pqqA gene encoding pyrroloquinoline quinone precursor peptide PqqA produces the protein MAWKAPKIVEVPCGMEINMYVSATRK, from the coding sequence ATGGCATGGAAAGCCCCGAAGATCGTCGAAGTGCCCTGCGGCATGGAGATCAACATGTATGTGAGCGCCACCCGCAAGTAA
- a CDS encoding amidase family protein → MQDLWRLSAADLATLVKSKKVSAREAAKAGLARLDAVNPQLNAVIDHRPDDVLKQADAVDAAIARGEDPGVLAGVPVTIKANVDQEGFATTNGLKLQRDLIAREDNPVVANFRKAGAVLLGRTNCPAFSYRWFTTNLIHGDTKNPRDAALTPGGSSGGAGSAVAAGIGHIAHGTDIAGSIRYPAYACGVHGLRPTLGRIPAFNPALPERPIGPQIMAVSGPLARTVNDLRISLAAMSARDIRDPWFVPVPLEGPARDKRAALCLNPGGLATAPEVKAAVSDAGKRLERAGWTVDVIEDTPPMREAVEWQIKLWLGDGYEAQLEMAEREGDPGALACLRGNRDRVTPMDQANYAKALTRRATLTREWMLFFEKYAVLLTPVSGELPFPDHLDRKDDESFKRVWEAQLPQIAIPFMGLPGLVVSTGLVGKAPVGVHIVSGRYREDLCLLAGEAIEAGGVPPSPIDPVV, encoded by the coding sequence ATGCAAGATCTCTGGCGCCTGTCGGCTGCCGACCTCGCCACCCTCGTCAAATCCAAGAAAGTGTCCGCCAGGGAGGCGGCCAAGGCCGGGCTCGCCCGGCTCGACGCGGTCAATCCCCAACTCAATGCGGTGATCGACCACCGGCCGGACGACGTGCTCAAGCAGGCCGACGCCGTCGATGCCGCCATCGCGCGAGGGGAGGACCCAGGCGTCTTGGCGGGCGTGCCCGTCACCATCAAGGCCAATGTCGACCAGGAGGGGTTTGCCACCACCAACGGCCTGAAACTCCAGCGCGACCTGATTGCGCGCGAGGACAATCCGGTGGTCGCCAATTTCCGCAAGGCCGGCGCCGTCCTGCTCGGCCGCACCAATTGCCCGGCCTTCTCCTACCGCTGGTTCACCACCAACCTCATTCACGGCGACACCAAGAACCCGCGGGATGCCGCGCTGACGCCGGGTGGCTCATCCGGCGGCGCCGGCTCGGCGGTCGCGGCCGGCATCGGCCATATCGCCCACGGCACCGACATCGCCGGCTCGATCCGCTATCCCGCCTACGCCTGCGGCGTGCACGGCCTGCGCCCCACCCTCGGCCGTATCCCCGCCTTCAACCCGGCGCTGCCGGAGCGCCCGATCGGACCGCAGATCATGGCGGTCTCGGGCCCGCTGGCGCGCACCGTCAACGATTTGCGCATTTCGCTCGCCGCCATGTCGGCGCGCGACATCCGCGACCCCTGGTTCGTGCCGGTGCCGCTGGAAGGGCCTGCGCGGGACAAGCGCGCTGCGCTCTGCCTCAATCCGGGCGGGCTTGCCACCGCGCCGGAGGTGAAGGCGGCGGTGAGCGATGCCGGCAAGCGGCTGGAGCGCGCAGGCTGGACCGTCGACGTCATTGAAGACACGCCGCCGATGCGTGAAGCGGTCGAGTGGCAAATAAAGCTCTGGCTCGGCGACGGCTATGAGGCGCAGCTCGAGATGGCCGAGCGCGAGGGCGATCCCGGCGCACTGGCGTGCCTGCGCGGCAACCGCGACAGGGTCACGCCGATGGACCAGGCCAATTACGCCAAGGCGCTGACCCGGAGAGCCACGCTGACGCGCGAATGGATGCTGTTCTTCGAAAAATATGCGGTGCTGCTGACGCCGGTCTCCGGCGAGCTGCCGTTCCCGGATCATCTCGACCGCAAGGACGACGAATCCTTCAAGCGGGTCTGGGAGGCGCAGCTGCCGCAGATTGCGATTCCCTTCATGGGATTGCCGGGTCTCGTGGTCTCCACCGGTCTCGTCGGCAAGGCGCCCGTCGGCGTGCACATCGTGTCCGGCCGGTATCGCGAAGATCTTTGCCTGCTCGCAGGCGAGGCGATCGAGGCGGGCGGCGTGCCGCCGTCGCCGATCGATCCCGTGGTCTAG
- a CDS encoding glutathione peroxidase translates to MTAIYDFKANSLAGEEVPMKRFEGQVLLIVNTASKCGFTPQYRGLEDLHRDLSPRGFSVLGFPCNQFGAQEPGQASEIQAFCSTNYDVTFPLFEKIDVNGANAHPLYEYLKRQQSGLLGASIKWNFTKFLVDRAGKVVARYAPTARPEGLRTQIETLL, encoded by the coding sequence ATGACCGCCATCTACGACTTCAAGGCCAACTCGCTTGCCGGCGAGGAGGTGCCGATGAAACGTTTCGAAGGGCAGGTGCTGCTGATCGTCAACACCGCGAGCAAATGCGGCTTCACGCCGCAATATCGCGGCCTGGAGGATCTCCATCGCGATCTGTCTCCGCGCGGCTTCTCCGTGCTCGGCTTTCCCTGCAACCAGTTCGGCGCGCAGGAGCCGGGGCAGGCGAGCGAGATCCAGGCGTTCTGCTCGACCAATTACGACGTCACCTTTCCCCTGTTCGAGAAGATCGACGTCAACGGCGCAAATGCGCATCCTCTGTATGAGTACCTGAAGCGCCAGCAATCGGGCCTGCTGGGCGCCTCCATCAAATGGAATTTCACCAAATTCCTGGTGGACCGTGCCGGCAAGGTGGTCGCGCGCTACGCACCGACCGCACGGCCCGAAGGATTGCGGACTCAAATCGAAACACTGTTGTGA
- a CDS encoding DUF3297 family protein codes for MSDEFPDRLSVDPNSPYYNADILSRDVGIRFKGVEKTNVEEYCISEGWVRVAAGNAKDRYGNPLTIKVHGPVEPYFRDKK; via the coding sequence ATGAGCGACGAATTTCCGGACCGCCTGTCGGTCGATCCGAATAGTCCCTACTACAACGCCGACATCCTGTCGCGCGATGTCGGCATCCGCTTCAAGGGCGTCGAGAAGACCAATGTCGAGGAATACTGCATCAGCGAAGGCTGGGTCCGCGTCGCCGCCGGCAACGCCAAGGACCGCTACGGCAACCCGCTGACCATCAAGGTGCATGGTCCGGTCGAGCCGTATTTCAGGGATAAGAAATAA
- the tarD gene encoding D(-)-tartrate dehydratase encodes MSVRIVDVREITRPISSPIRNAYIDFTKMTTSLVAVVTDVMRDGRRVVGYGFNSNGRYGQGGLIRERFASRILEADPKSLLDEAGNNLDPDKVWAAMMTNEKPGGHGERSVAVGTIDMAVWDAVAKIAGKPLFRLLAERHGVIANPRVFVYAAGGYYYPGKGLSMLRGEMRGYLDRGYNVVKMKIGGAPIEEDRKRIEAVLDEIGKDAQLAVDANGRFNLETGIAYAKMLRDYPLFWYEEVGDPLDYALQAALAEFYPGPMATGENLFSHQDARNLIRYGGMRPDRDWLQFDCALSYGLCEYQRTLEVLKTHGWSPSRCIPHGGHQMSLNIAAGLGLGGNESYPDLFQPYGGFPDGVRVENGHIAMPDLPGIGFEGKSDLYKEMKALAE; translated from the coding sequence ATGTCCGTCCGCATCGTCGACGTCCGCGAAATCACAAGACCGATCTCCTCGCCGATCCGCAACGCCTATATCGACTTCACCAAGATGACGACGAGCCTCGTTGCGGTTGTCACCGACGTCATGCGCGACGGCAGGCGCGTCGTCGGCTACGGCTTCAATTCCAACGGCCGCTACGGGCAGGGTGGCCTGATCCGCGAGCGCTTTGCCTCGCGCATCCTCGAAGCCGATCCGAAGTCGCTGCTCGATGAAGCCGGCAACAATCTCGACCCCGACAAGGTCTGGGCCGCGATGATGACCAACGAGAAGCCCGGCGGCCATGGCGAGCGTTCGGTCGCGGTCGGCACCATCGACATGGCGGTGTGGGATGCGGTGGCGAAGATCGCCGGCAAGCCGCTGTTCCGCCTGCTTGCCGAGCGGCACGGCGTGATCGCCAATCCGCGCGTCTTCGTCTACGCCGCCGGCGGCTATTACTATCCGGGGAAAGGCTTATCGATGCTGCGTGGCGAGATGCGCGGCTATCTCGATCGCGGCTACAATGTCGTGAAGATGAAGATCGGCGGCGCGCCGATCGAGGAAGACCGCAAGCGTATCGAGGCCGTGCTGGACGAGATCGGCAAGGACGCGCAGCTCGCCGTCGACGCCAATGGCCGCTTCAACCTGGAAACCGGCATCGCCTACGCCAAGATGCTGCGCGATTATCCCTTGTTCTGGTACGAGGAGGTCGGCGATCCCCTGGACTACGCGCTGCAGGCCGCGCTCGCCGAGTTCTATCCCGGCCCGATGGCCACCGGCGAAAACCTGTTCAGCCACCAGGACGCCCGCAACCTGATCCGCTACGGCGGCATGCGCCCCGACCGCGACTGGCTGCAATTCGACTGCGCGCTGTCCTATGGCCTGTGCGAATACCAGCGCACGCTGGAGGTGCTGAAGACCCACGGCTGGTCGCCGAGCCGCTGCATCCCGCATGGCGGCCACCAGATGTCCCTCAACATCGCCGCCGGCCTCGGCCTCGGCGGCAACGAAAGCTACCCCGACCTGTTTCAACCCTATGGCGGCTTCCCCGACGGCGTCCGCGTCGAGAACGGCCACATCGCAATGCCCGATCTCCCCGGCATCGGCTTCGAAGGCAAGTCGGATCTCTACAAGGAAATGAAGGCGCTGGCGGAGTAG
- a CDS encoding GIY-YIG nuclease family protein, with protein sequence MKQPCVYMFANRRNGTIYTGVTSNPPRRAFEHREGLVKGFSSKYGCKLLVWYELHATMTDAIAREKQIKGGSRAKKLALIESVNPNWTDLYETLI encoded by the coding sequence ATGAAACAGCCCTGCGTGTACATGTTCGCCAATCGCCGCAACGGGACGATCTACACGGGCGTCACGTCCAATCCACCACGCCGCGCTTTCGAACATCGCGAAGGACTGGTGAAGGGTTTCTCGTCGAAGTACGGCTGCAAGCTCCTCGTCTGGTACGAACTGCACGCGACGATGACCGACGCGATAGCGCGCGAGAAGCAGATCAAGGGTGGCAGCCGGGCGAAGAAGCTCGCGCTGATCGAGAGCGTCAATCCGAACTGGACTGATTTGTACGAGACGCTGATCTGA
- a CDS encoding malonyl-CoA decarboxylase — protein MANAFFSDLLATISERGRTLLRRGDSANTRRDSDGLIELCDALLSGRGEASGTAMAREVLDIYRELDAAGRRAFFDGLVRDFGPDRERLSKAIETWRAKPSDEDASSLHFASEPRRQELIRRLNRAPGGTADLVAMRADLLGMMNGHTDLAALDRDISHLLSSWFNRGFLVLRRIDWSTPANILEKIIRYEAVHEISDWDDLRRRIDPVDRRCYAFFHPAMVDEPLIFVEVALTETIPGAIAPLLAVDRQHLPIERARTAVFYSISNTQRGLGGISFGSFLIKQVVEELRRETPKLDNFVTLSPVPGFMPWLKQDKDLPLSDEDREMLKRLDDPKWFENPETTSLLRGLIEPLAAHYFLKARTPKGKLIDSVARFHLGNGARLERINWLGDLSPKGLRESAGVMVNYLYRLDDIEKNHEAYANDGEVVASSAVKKLLKGEGRRLLDMRLS, from the coding sequence ATGGCCAACGCCTTCTTCTCCGACCTGCTCGCCACCATCTCCGAGCGCGGCCGCACGCTGCTTCGTCGTGGCGATTCTGCCAATACCAGACGGGATTCCGACGGGCTGATCGAGCTCTGCGATGCGCTGCTCTCGGGCCGGGGCGAAGCCTCGGGCACCGCGATGGCGCGTGAGGTGCTCGACATCTACCGGGAGCTGGACGCCGCCGGGCGCCGCGCCTTCTTCGACGGACTGGTGCGCGATTTCGGCCCCGATCGGGAGCGCCTGTCCAAGGCGATCGAGACATGGCGCGCCAAGCCCAGTGACGAGGACGCCAGCTCGCTGCACTTCGCCTCCGAGCCGCGGCGGCAGGAGCTGATCCGCCGGCTCAACCGCGCGCCCGGCGGCACCGCCGACCTCGTCGCCATGCGCGCCGATCTGCTCGGCATGATGAACGGGCACACCGATCTCGCCGCGCTCGACCGCGACATCTCGCATCTTCTGTCTTCGTGGTTCAACAGGGGGTTTCTCGTGCTGCGCAGGATCGACTGGTCGACCCCGGCCAACATCCTCGAAAAGATCATCCGTTACGAGGCCGTGCACGAGATTTCCGACTGGGACGATTTGCGCCGCCGCATCGATCCGGTCGACCGCCGCTGCTACGCCTTCTTCCATCCGGCGATGGTCGACGAGCCCCTGATCTTCGTCGAGGTGGCGCTGACCGAGACGATCCCGGGTGCGATCGCCCCGCTGCTCGCGGTCGACCGCCAGCATCTCCCGATCGAGCGCGCCCGCACCGCCGTGTTCTATTCGATCTCCAACACCCAGCGCGGCCTTGGCGGCATCTCCTTCGGCAGCTTCCTGATCAAGCAGGTGGTCGAGGAGCTGCGCCGCGAGACGCCGAAGCTCGACAATTTCGTGACGCTGTCGCCGGTGCCGGGCTTCATGCCATGGCTGAAGCAGGACAAGGACCTGCCGCTGTCGGACGAGGACCGCGAGATGCTGAAGCGCCTCGACGATCCCAAATGGTTCGAGAACCCCGAGACCACGAGCCTGCTCCGCGGCCTGATCGAGCCGCTTGCGGCGCACTACTTCCTCAAGGCGCGCACGCCGAAGGGCAAGCTGATCGACTCCGTCGCGCGCTTCCATCTCGGCAACGGCGCCCGGCTCGAGCGCATCAACTGGCTGGGCGACCTCTCGCCGAAGGGATTGCGAGAGTCCGCCGGCGTGATGGTCAACTATCTCTACCGTCTCGACGACATCGAGAAGAACCACGAAGCCTACGCCAACGACGGCGAGGTCGTGGCCTCCAGCGCGGTGAAGAAGCTGCTGAAGGGCGAGGGACGGCGGCTGCTGGACATGCGGTTGTCGTAG
- a CDS encoding TRAP transporter substrate-binding protein, protein MAFAMATSASAQKKYTFGYDQPHSTAYGVAGDMFNAKLMELSKGTMGIDQFPGAQLGQEPVMLQKIRTGDIDFIITSTANAASVAPQAGIFSEHFIFRDKGHLSRVLADQAVTKEFKAMIADSVKGAHVLALMTMGLRNMYSKFPINSVADVKGKKIRVQATMTEDTFMPAYGLQPVHMPFGEVYTSLQTGVVDIAENGVNVYMANKHYEVAPILNITEHEANNNCIWVSDKVWNSLSDEQKAWVEAAAAEVSQREPALALKLEEESAAKLKKLGVAVNEKVNKDGFMDDAKPIQDSISKQLGPHAVKLLELVRAVK, encoded by the coding sequence ATGGCATTCGCCATGGCGACCAGCGCCAGCGCCCAGAAGAAATACACCTTCGGCTACGATCAACCGCATTCGACCGCCTATGGCGTTGCCGGCGATATGTTCAATGCCAAGCTCATGGAATTAAGCAAAGGCACGATGGGCATCGATCAATTCCCCGGTGCGCAGCTCGGCCAGGAGCCGGTCATGCTGCAGAAAATCCGCACCGGCGACATTGATTTCATCATCACGTCGACCGCCAATGCAGCCTCGGTCGCGCCGCAGGCTGGCATATTCTCGGAACACTTCATCTTCCGCGATAAGGGCCATCTGAGCCGGGTGCTCGCCGATCAGGCGGTGACCAAAGAGTTCAAGGCGATGATAGCCGACTCGGTCAAAGGCGCACACGTGCTCGCCCTGATGACCATGGGTCTGCGCAATATGTATTCGAAATTCCCGATCAACTCGGTCGCCGATGTCAAAGGCAAGAAGATCCGCGTGCAAGCGACCATGACTGAGGACACTTTTATGCCGGCTTACGGTTTGCAGCCCGTGCACATGCCGTTCGGCGAGGTCTACACCTCACTGCAGACCGGGGTGGTCGATATCGCGGAGAATGGGGTCAATGTCTACATGGCCAACAAGCACTACGAAGTGGCGCCGATACTCAACATAACCGAGCACGAGGCCAACAATAATTGCATCTGGGTGTCCGACAAGGTCTGGAACAGCCTCAGCGACGAACAGAAAGCCTGGGTCGAAGCCGCCGCCGCCGAGGTTTCTCAAAGGGAGCCTGCCCTGGCTCTAAAGCTGGAAGAGGAATCGGCTGCCAAGCTCAAGAAGCTCGGCGTGGCTGTCAATGAAAAGGTCAACAAGGACGGCTTCATGGACGATGCCAAGCCGATCCAGGACAGCATCTCCAAGCAACTCGGACCGCATGCGGTCAAGCTGCTGGAACTCGTCCGCGCGGTGAAATAA
- a CDS encoding TRAP transporter small permease subunit — protein sequence MDKPPLVIARHRHLKWRALDPLEYILMVLCGLSIASFTLSVFLDVLTRQLGVPLLWLQLVTTGFFGWGVFIGMATATRRLDHLNLVEITKVMRGPKRTFMEVANRLVVLAVALCMLVFGIQNVFNDMGSFRAPSLIPLSTYTASVPVAGALITLFMIEQLVNGWRNGFEGPEDLDDLVEIVK from the coding sequence TTGGACAAGCCGCCGCTCGTGATCGCGCGCCATCGACACCTGAAGTGGCGCGCGCTCGATCCGCTGGAATACATCCTGATGGTGCTGTGCGGTCTGTCGATCGCAAGTTTTACCTTGTCGGTGTTCCTCGACGTGCTGACGCGCCAACTCGGCGTTCCGTTGTTGTGGCTTCAATTGGTGACCACCGGCTTTTTCGGCTGGGGCGTGTTTATCGGCATGGCGACGGCGACGCGCCGGCTCGATCATCTCAATCTGGTTGAGATTACCAAGGTGATGCGCGGGCCGAAACGCACCTTCATGGAGGTTGCCAACCGCCTGGTCGTTCTGGCGGTCGCGCTGTGCATGCTGGTTTTCGGGATACAGAACGTCTTCAACGACATGGGAAGCTTTCGCGCGCCGTCATTGATCCCGCTCTCGACCTATACGGCCAGCGTTCCGGTCGCCGGCGCGCTCATCACCCTGTTCATGATCGAACAACTGGTCAATGGCTGGCGTAATGGCTTTGAGGGCCCCGAAGATTTGGACGATCTGGTAGAGATCGTGAAATGA